The proteins below are encoded in one region of Helianthus annuus cultivar XRQ/B chromosome 2, HanXRQr2.0-SUNRISE, whole genome shotgun sequence:
- the LOC110913393 gene encoding L-type lectin-domain containing receptor kinase S.6, with amino-acid sequence MPPAHIHFLNIFFFFFILLSTITTSSPPKNLNLTLIGTAHFTNTSIHLTDNPPTCTPPSPHQTGRILHSYPIRFSTPSQNATVSLSFSTRFSFTITPPPPPCLPGDGIAFLIASDPTTLPHSDGSIGLPDSPVSDPFFAIEFDTRFNPGYGDINDNHVAIDVNSIVSIRSVDLGTIGIGLKSGKKINAWIEYRDSEKMVRVWVAHSESKPEHSVIELRVDVSMVLKEFMYVGFSGSNGRGSSVHSIETIQFHTFDSLDPNVQMEMRSKRTCLICYPEDPGFENDDIAMWGDRGKGTRVLELAFGLLFLTACLIVVASLIVVCCVCLKRRRVLRQQCADRAGMYRFQETEVPKRLKLADIRLATKGFDPNRIIGQGASSVVYEAHLPSCGNVAVKRFSKVNQTGLFGNQFATELATMVGCLRHKNLVQLQGWCCEANELVLVYEYMSNGSLDKILHKRTSNRLLTFEKRLNILLGVSAALVYLHEECERQIIHRDVKTCNIMLDADFNAKLGDFGLAEVYERSARKRDATLPAGTMGYLAPEYVYSGVPTVKTDVYSFGVVVLEVASGQRPVNEDGVVVTDWMWDLWEKKILIAAADPRLMGRYDKVDMERMLMAGLICVHPNHQLRPTMKEAGRMLRGGMVPELPVRKPVVMIQSVLPERSSEMVARLGVDESDTPWSTPRTHFSKGN; translated from the coding sequence ATGCCACCTGCACACATCCACTTCCTcaacatcttcttcttcttcttcatcttattATCCACCATCACCACTTCatcccccccaaaaaacctaaacctaaCCCTAATCGGCACCGCACACTTCACCAACACCTCAATCCACCTCACCGACAACCCCCCCACCTGCACACCCCCCTCTCCCCATCAAACCGGCCGCATCCTCCACTCTTACCCTATCCGCTTCTCCACCCCCTCCCAAAACGCCACCGTTTCACTCTCCTTCTCCACCCGCTTCTCCTTCACCATCACCCCACCCCCTCCCCCCTGCCTCCCCGGCGACGGCATTGCCTTCCTCATCGCCTCCGACCCCACCACCTTACCCCACTCCGACGGCTCCATCGGCTTACCCGATTCCCCTGTCTCTGACCCCTTCTTCGCCATCGAATTCGATACCCGTTTCAACCCGGGTTATGGAGACATTAACGATAATCATGTTGCCATTGATGTGAACTCCATCGTGTCCATTCGATCTGTTGATTTGGGTACAATTGGGATTGGGTTGAAGAGTGGGAAGAAGATTAATGCTTGGATTGAGTATAGGGATAGTGAGAAGATGGTTCGGGTTTGGGTCGCGCATTCGGAGTCGAAACCCGAGCACTCGGTGATTGAACTTCGGGTTGATGTTTCCATGGTTTTGAAAGAGTTTATGTATGTCGGGTTTTCGGGGTCGAATGGGAGGGGATCGTCGGTGCATTCGATTGAGACGATACAGTTTCATACGTTTGATTCGTTGGATCCGAATGTGCAGATGGAAATGAGGAGTAAAAGAACGTGTTTGATTTGTTACCCGGAGGATCCCGGGTTTGAAAATGATGATATCGCGATGTGGGGCGATCGGGGGAAGGGTACTCGCGTGCTTGAGTTGGCGTTCGGGTTGTTGTTTCTTACCGCGTGTTTGATTGTCGTTGCGAGTTTGATTGTGGTTTGCTGTGTTTGTTTGAAGAGAAGGCGGGTGTTGAGACAACAGTGTGCGGATCGGGCTGGAATGTATCGGTTTCAGGAAACTGAGGTGCCGAAGAGGTTGAAGTTGGCGGATATTCGGTTGGCGACGAAAGGGTTTGATCCGAATAGGATTATTGGGCAAGGGGCGTCTTCGGTTGTGTACGAAGCGCATTTGCCATCGTGTGGGAATGTCGCGGTGAAGAGGTTTAGTAAAGTGAATCAAACGGGTTTGTTCGGGAACCAGTTTGCGACTGAGCTTGCGACGATGGTGGGGTGTTTACGACATAAGAATTTGGTTCAGCTTCAAGGATGGTGTTGTGAAGCGAATGAGTTGGTTTTGGTTTACGAGTACATGTCGAATGGGTCGCTTGATAAAATCCTGCATAAGAGAACGAGCAACCGCTTGTTGACGTTCGAGAAACGATTGAACATACTTCTTGGCGTGTCGGCGGCATTGGTGTATTTACACGAAGAATGTGAGCGTCAGATCATCCATAGAGATGTGAAAACTTGTAATATAATGTTGGATGCCGATTTCAATGCAAAATTGGGGGATTTCGGTTTGGCGGAGGTTTACGAGCGTAGTGCGCGAAAGCGTGACGCCACGCTCCCAGCAGGTACAATGGGGTACCTTGCTCCGGAATACGTGTATTCCGGGGTCCCCACTGTGAAAACTGACGTGTACAGTTTTGGGGTGGTGGTGTTGGAAGTTGCGTCAGGGCAGCGTCCGGTTAACGAGGATGGGGTGGTGGTGACTGATTGGATGTGGGATTTATGGGAAAAGAAGATTCTGATTGCGGCCGCAGATCCGAGGCTGATGGGGAGGTATGATAAGGTTGATATGGAGAGGATGTTGATGGCGGGTTTGATTTGCGTGCATCCAAACCACCAGTTGAGGCCAACGATGAAAGAGGCGGGGCGGATGTTACGAGGAGGGATGGTGCCCGAGTTGCCAGTGAGAAAGCCGGTGGTGATGATTCAGTCGGTTTTGCCAGAGAGGTCGTCGGAGATGGTGGCGCGGTTAGGTGTTGATGAGTCGGATACGCCGTGGTCTACTCCTAGGACACATTTTAGTAAAGGAAATTGA